One genomic segment of Myxococcus guangdongensis includes these proteins:
- a CDS encoding PAS domain-containing sensor histidine kinase, whose translation MAGANEELSAWLDAAVDPWVACDAHERVYLINRAAERLLGWTREELRGRPVAELFPKRLRHHGDQSLVRYLLSRRQALGGRPTKVLARRRDGVEVLVELTVGTSGEGEDERIVLSLRRMHEVIDTLHEPLEHPRDDGEVRRTSGDDLYRLVVENAPLGIFHYDTTPVITACNERLAAIVGTPKRVVVGLNLMSLRDEQLMACVRETLAGHSADYVGDYASVTSHKVTPVHIRFAPCYNDAGHVEGGVGLVEDVSERRRAERQRDENLALLITLFETAPVALGFLDAQLRYVRVNSRLARINALPPEAHLGRTPYEVLGEGGRVAEAMLRHVLDTGEPVVDQEVDTQAVGYPGPRRLLTGSCYPVRAPDGHLLGVGVLVEDITQRRLAEEERERLYREAREAIRVRDDFLSIASHELKTPLTPLSLRLATLERRLERGESVDPTTLRHARQHLLRMTGLINDLLDASRIEAGRLALHPQATRLDSLVEHVLQAMEAQRGGHELRYERPERDVQVFADPYRLEQVVTNLVENALKYSPDGGIIHIKLETRGELALLSVKDPGIGIPEDQQKLLFERYFRARNVSSRSYGGLGLGLYISRDIVERHGGRIWVESQVGEGATFHVALPLLTGAAAHPPASQPERHVH comes from the coding sequence ATGGCCGGAGCCAACGAGGAGCTCAGTGCCTGGCTGGACGCCGCGGTCGACCCGTGGGTCGCTTGCGATGCCCACGAGCGCGTATACCTCATCAATCGCGCCGCGGAGCGCCTGCTCGGCTGGACGCGCGAGGAGCTCCGGGGCCGCCCCGTGGCCGAGCTCTTCCCGAAGCGCCTGCGGCACCACGGCGACCAGAGCCTGGTGCGCTACCTGCTCTCGCGCAGGCAGGCGCTCGGAGGGCGGCCCACGAAGGTGCTCGCGCGACGGCGCGACGGCGTGGAGGTGCTGGTGGAGCTCACGGTGGGGACCTCGGGCGAGGGCGAGGATGAGCGCATCGTCCTCAGCCTCCGGCGCATGCACGAGGTCATCGACACCCTCCACGAACCCCTGGAGCACCCTCGTGATGACGGCGAGGTGAGGCGGACCAGCGGGGACGACCTCTATCGCCTCGTCGTGGAGAACGCGCCGCTGGGCATCTTCCACTACGACACCACGCCCGTCATCACCGCCTGCAACGAGCGGCTGGCCGCCATCGTCGGTACGCCCAAGCGCGTGGTGGTGGGGCTCAACCTCATGTCCCTGCGCGACGAGCAGCTCATGGCATGCGTGCGCGAGACGCTCGCGGGCCACAGCGCGGACTACGTGGGGGACTACGCCTCCGTCACCAGCCACAAGGTGACGCCCGTCCATATCCGCTTCGCCCCTTGCTACAATGACGCGGGCCACGTGGAGGGCGGCGTGGGCCTGGTCGAGGACGTCTCCGAGCGCCGCCGCGCCGAGCGCCAGCGCGACGAGAACCTGGCCCTGCTCATCACCCTGTTCGAGACCGCGCCCGTGGCCCTGGGGTTCCTCGACGCGCAGCTGCGCTACGTGCGCGTCAACAGCCGGCTGGCGCGCATCAACGCCCTCCCCCCCGAGGCCCACCTGGGGCGCACGCCCTACGAAGTGCTGGGTGAGGGCGGCCGCGTCGCGGAGGCCATGCTCCGGCACGTGCTGGACACCGGCGAGCCCGTGGTGGACCAGGAGGTGGACACCCAGGCCGTGGGCTATCCCGGCCCCCGGCGGCTGCTCACGGGGAGCTGCTACCCGGTGCGCGCGCCGGACGGACACCTGTTGGGCGTGGGCGTGCTGGTGGAGGACATCACCCAGCGGAGGCTCGCCGAGGAGGAGCGCGAGCGGCTGTACCGCGAGGCGCGTGAAGCCATCCGCGTGCGCGACGACTTCCTGTCCATCGCCTCGCACGAGCTGAAGACGCCGCTGACACCGCTCAGCCTCCGGCTGGCCACGCTGGAGCGCAGGCTCGAGCGCGGCGAGAGCGTGGACCCCACCACGCTGCGCCACGCGCGCCAGCACCTCTTGCGCATGACAGGGCTCATCAACGACTTGCTGGACGCGTCCCGCATCGAGGCGGGCCGGCTGGCGCTGCATCCCCAGGCCACGCGCCTGGACAGCCTGGTGGAGCACGTGCTGCAGGCGATGGAGGCGCAGCGCGGTGGACACGAGCTGCGCTACGAGCGGCCCGAGCGCGACGTGCAGGTGTTCGCGGACCCGTACCGGCTGGAGCAGGTGGTCACCAACCTGGTGGAGAACGCCCTCAAGTACAGCCCCGACGGCGGCATCATCCACATCAAGCTGGAGACGCGTGGGGAGCTGGCGCTGCTGTCGGTGAAGGACCCGGGCATCGGCATCCCCGAGGACCAGCAGAAGCTCCTCTTCGAGCGCTACTTCCGCGCGCGCAACGTGTCCTCGCGCTCGTACGGCGGGCTGGGCCTGGGCCTGTACATCAGCCGCGACATCGTCGAGCGCCACGGCGGCCGCATCTGGGTCGAGAGTCAGGTGGGAGAAGGGGCCACCTTCCACGTCGCCCTCCCGTTGTTGACGGGCGCCGCCGCTCACCCGCCCGCTTCCCAGCCGGAGCGCCACGTCCACTGA
- a CDS encoding CHAT domain-containing protein yields the protein MSAPEPMDPHDLVHAFADGELSQEEAELFREHLATCEACQEELDDILQLQALGTRLGAEEAREAPSDIAAPVQPQPGVSAPARAFRPAWSRRKWVAAVALSGSLAAILVLVAVRPGTSGVRDDSRLLALAPTRSMEARLSWSGASAHRPYGVLRSGDERPRELVPLQVLAKLEEQGDLQGLAVGHLLRGEREQAADYLQRAPASPDVDSDKAVVALAKGELESALVLLDGVLEKHPRHPQALWNRALVLRELGLDALAAEAFDAVVSLGEPGWAEEARERAAVLRRQLEGRRGVWDSAQQAGRTLALQGAVFPEDVARAVPGTARNWLNIALWTAPSAERVRALLPLARVLDAHYGGDTVTASVERVVQLDFARREPFAARFREVLEGTFDTASLEPLVKELSGSQHQDILLGVLPLAGGLPAHIDVYEKVARSLGDSWLTLNAERERALAEYGRGDLAGAEARLLRAVAACEVAKADYRCGQLEHLLAHIYKDEHRLVEAREHALAGLGWARQTQEWTLQADLLLVLGDMARFRNAFALTRAYLGEQALRDRGCAAHRHVHESLASLHVFALRPQAAREELEKAPVCDVPFFLNGAFVLADLARLDPKPGDVEKVREGLAKLDAAGWLRPGEKVMATHIQGRAVIGSDRAEGQRLLGQAIVTGELLGAADPVAAKARAYSYSSLILDAGSTGDWARALALFAQEARVPAPERCALGVEVHDERTLTAARGPAGELLGHQDASRRSPDFDVASLVPASVIAALKPCEHVSVFARYPVHGQAGLLPPDIAWSYHTGTQAQAPKVSAPRPLVVYDVDAPASLNLPRLRSWELSGGPSPRRVELTGAAATPSRLLAELAQATEVEIHAHGLVNLGVSDASLLVMAPEAGGRYALTAGQVRQQTLQGAPVVLLGACQAARTAPYLHAPWSLPVAFAEAGARAVIASPIDIPDAEAGPFFARVMERIRAGSTAALALRDERLRVLSTQPDSWVKTVVVFE from the coding sequence ATGAGCGCTCCGGAGCCCATGGACCCGCACGACCTGGTGCACGCCTTCGCGGATGGCGAGCTGTCCCAGGAGGAGGCGGAGCTGTTCCGCGAGCACCTGGCCACGTGCGAGGCGTGCCAGGAGGAGCTCGACGACATCCTCCAGCTCCAGGCGCTGGGCACCCGGCTCGGGGCCGAGGAGGCTCGCGAGGCTCCGAGCGACATCGCCGCGCCCGTGCAGCCGCAGCCCGGGGTGTCCGCGCCCGCGCGCGCCTTTCGTCCCGCGTGGAGCCGCCGCAAGTGGGTGGCCGCCGTCGCGCTGTCCGGCTCGCTGGCCGCCATCCTGGTGCTGGTGGCCGTGCGCCCGGGGACGTCGGGTGTCCGCGATGATTCGCGGCTGTTGGCCCTGGCGCCCACGCGCTCCATGGAGGCGCGGCTGAGCTGGTCCGGCGCCAGCGCGCACCGTCCCTACGGTGTGCTGCGCTCCGGCGACGAGCGCCCGCGTGAGCTGGTGCCGCTGCAGGTGCTGGCGAAGCTGGAGGAGCAGGGGGATTTGCAGGGCCTCGCGGTGGGGCACCTCTTGCGCGGCGAGCGCGAGCAGGCGGCCGACTACCTCCAGCGCGCGCCCGCGTCGCCGGACGTGGACAGCGACAAGGCGGTGGTGGCGCTCGCGAAGGGCGAGCTCGAGTCCGCGCTCGTCCTGCTGGACGGTGTGCTGGAGAAGCACCCGCGGCACCCGCAGGCCTTGTGGAACCGCGCGCTCGTGCTGCGCGAGCTGGGGCTGGACGCGCTCGCGGCCGAGGCGTTCGACGCCGTCGTCTCACTGGGTGAGCCCGGCTGGGCGGAGGAGGCGCGGGAGCGCGCCGCGGTGCTGCGCCGTCAGCTGGAGGGGCGTCGCGGGGTGTGGGACTCCGCGCAGCAGGCTGGCCGTACGCTCGCGCTGCAAGGCGCCGTGTTCCCGGAGGACGTGGCGCGGGCGGTGCCGGGCACGGCGCGCAACTGGCTCAACATCGCGCTGTGGACCGCGCCCTCCGCCGAGCGGGTGCGCGCGCTGCTGCCGCTGGCGCGCGTGCTGGACGCGCACTACGGCGGCGACACGGTGACGGCCTCCGTGGAGCGCGTGGTGCAGCTGGACTTCGCGCGCCGCGAGCCCTTCGCGGCCCGCTTCCGTGAAGTGCTGGAAGGCACCTTCGACACCGCCTCGCTCGAGCCGCTGGTGAAGGAGCTGTCCGGCTCGCAGCACCAGGACATCCTGCTGGGCGTGCTGCCGCTGGCGGGCGGGCTGCCGGCGCACATCGACGTGTACGAGAAGGTGGCGCGCTCGCTCGGGGACTCGTGGCTGACGCTCAACGCGGAGCGCGAGCGCGCGCTGGCCGAGTACGGCAGGGGAGACCTGGCCGGCGCGGAGGCGCGGCTCCTGCGCGCGGTGGCGGCGTGCGAGGTCGCGAAGGCGGACTACCGCTGCGGCCAGCTGGAGCACCTGCTGGCGCACATCTACAAGGACGAGCACCGGCTGGTGGAGGCGCGCGAGCACGCGCTGGCGGGCCTGGGCTGGGCGCGGCAGACGCAGGAGTGGACGCTTCAGGCGGACCTGCTGCTGGTGCTGGGCGACATGGCCCGCTTCCGCAACGCCTTCGCCCTGACGCGCGCGTACCTGGGCGAGCAGGCCTTGAGGGACAGGGGCTGCGCGGCCCACCGGCACGTGCACGAGAGCCTGGCGTCGCTGCACGTCTTCGCGCTGCGTCCCCAGGCCGCGCGCGAGGAGCTGGAGAAGGCCCCGGTGTGCGACGTGCCCTTCTTCCTCAACGGCGCCTTCGTGCTGGCGGACCTGGCGCGGTTGGACCCGAAGCCGGGTGACGTGGAGAAGGTGCGCGAGGGCCTGGCGAAGCTGGACGCCGCGGGCTGGCTGCGCCCGGGTGAGAAGGTCATGGCGACGCACATCCAGGGCCGCGCCGTCATCGGCTCGGACCGCGCGGAGGGCCAGCGGCTGTTGGGGCAGGCCATCGTCACCGGTGAGCTGCTGGGCGCGGCGGACCCCGTCGCCGCCAAGGCGCGCGCGTACAGCTACTCGTCGCTCATCCTGGACGCGGGCTCGACCGGAGACTGGGCGCGGGCGCTGGCCCTGTTCGCCCAGGAGGCCCGCGTGCCCGCCCCCGAGCGCTGCGCCCTGGGCGTGGAGGTGCACGACGAGCGCACGCTGACGGCCGCGCGCGGACCCGCCGGAGAGCTGCTGGGCCACCAGGACGCGAGCCGCCGCTCGCCCGACTTCGACGTGGCCTCGCTGGTGCCCGCCTCCGTCATCGCCGCGCTGAAGCCGTGCGAGCACGTGAGCGTCTTCGCGCGCTACCCCGTGCACGGACAGGCGGGCCTGCTGCCGCCGGACATCGCGTGGAGCTACCACACGGGCACCCAGGCCCAGGCGCCCAAGGTCTCCGCGCCGCGCCCGCTGGTGGTCTACGACGTGGATGCGCCCGCGTCGCTGAACCTGCCCCGGCTGCGTAGCTGGGAGCTGTCCGGCGGGCCGTCTCCGCGCCGCGTGGAGTTGACCGGCGCGGCCGCCACGCCGTCGCGATTGTTGGCGGAGCTGGCGCAGGCCACCGAGGTGGAGATTCACGCGCACGGCCTGGTGAACCTGGGCGTGTCGGACGCGTCGCTGCTGGTGATGGCGCCCGAGGCCGGCGGCCGCTACGCGCTCACCGCGGGCCAGGTGCGTCAGCAGACGCTGCAGGGCGCGCCGGTGGTGCTGCTCGGCGCGTGTCAGGCGGCCCGGACGGCCCCGTACCTCCACGCGCCGTGGAGCCTCCCCGTGGCCTTCGCCGAGGCGGGCGCGCGCGCCGTCATCGCCTCGCCCATCGACATCCCGGACGCAGAGGCCGGGCCCTTCTTCGCGCGGGTGATGGAGCGCATCCGCGCCGGTTCCACCGCAGCCCTCGCGCTCCGAGACGAAAGGCTGCGCGTGTTGTCCACGCAGCCCGACAGCTGGGTGAAGACAGTCGTCGTCTTCGAGTAG
- a CDS encoding RNA polymerase sigma factor, protein MDSGPPSTPNLDSRWFSAFVRTHEAALRATALRLCGNAAEAGDLLQDTYERGFRNLSRYRPGTDGRAWLLTILHHLFIDKCRAKTRERRSDVSAEELEERIAAPEPEAAPAWASISTEALREALTRIPEEFATVYRLHALEGMPYQDIAERLGIPKATVGTRLIRARRKLKELLMPGATGKAEAS, encoded by the coding sequence GTGGATAGCGGGCCTCCCTCAACGCCGAACCTCGACAGTCGCTGGTTCTCCGCCTTCGTCCGGACGCACGAGGCGGCGTTGCGCGCCACCGCGCTCCGGTTGTGTGGAAACGCGGCGGAGGCCGGGGACCTGCTGCAGGACACCTACGAGCGCGGGTTTCGCAACCTGTCGCGCTACCGCCCCGGCACGGACGGGCGCGCGTGGCTGCTCACCATCCTCCACCACCTCTTCATCGACAAATGCAGGGCGAAGACGCGTGAGCGTCGCTCGGACGTGTCGGCGGAGGAGCTGGAGGAGCGCATCGCCGCGCCGGAGCCGGAGGCCGCCCCCGCGTGGGCCTCCATCAGCACGGAAGCGCTGCGCGAGGCCCTGACGCGGATTCCGGAGGAGTTCGCGACGGTGTACCGGCTCCACGCCCTGGAGGGGATGCCCTATCAGGACATCGCCGAGCGTCTGGGGATTCCCAAGGCGACGGTGGGCACGCGCCTCATCCGCGCGCGCCGCAAGCTGAAGGAGCTGTTGATGCCCGGCGCCACCGGCAAGGCGGAGGCGTCATGA
- a CDS encoding TspO/MBR family protein, with protein sequence MHTSWETSTRTVPGPVKRTALNPTLRTESVIALGAFGALTLGAAALGARHSTADTRWYRHLRKPPFQPPPSAFGPVWTALYALIAVSGWRVWTAPAGPSRSRALGWWGVQLGLNAAWSWLFFGRHQPRKALADNLALLGSIGAYIAATREVDRPAAWLVAPYLAWVGFANVLNGEIVRRNPSSGH encoded by the coding sequence ATGCACACTTCGTGGGAGACCTCGACGCGCACCGTGCCCGGGCCGGTGAAGCGCACCGCCCTCAACCCCACGCTGCGCACCGAGTCCGTCATCGCGTTGGGCGCGTTCGGCGCGCTCACCTTGGGCGCCGCCGCGCTGGGGGCCCGCCACAGCACCGCGGACACGCGCTGGTACCGCCACCTGCGCAAGCCTCCCTTCCAACCGCCGCCCTCCGCCTTCGGGCCGGTGTGGACCGCGCTCTACGCGCTCATCGCCGTCTCCGGCTGGCGCGTGTGGACGGCGCCGGCGGGGCCCTCTCGCTCCCGGGCGCTCGGGTGGTGGGGCGTGCAGCTGGGCCTCAACGCCGCGTGGTCCTGGCTCTTCTTCGGCAGGCACCAGCCCAGGAAGGCCCTGGCCGACAACCTGGCGCTGCTGGGCAGTATCGGGGCTTACATCGCCGCGACGCGCGAGGTGGACCGGCCCGCCGCGTGGCTGGTCGCGCCCTACCTGGCCTGGGTGGGCTTCGCCAACGTCCTCAATGGCGAAATCGTCCGGCGCAATCCCTCTTCCGGACACTGA
- a CDS encoding DUF924 family protein produces the protein MVSAEEVLDFWFGQPADPVRNPACIRPRAVWFQRDAAFDAECRERFLAAHERAAAGELDSWRNEARTCLALLLLLDQVPRNLFRGTPRAFATDAKARSVARHALARGLDVTLPSVWRWFMYLPFEHSEELYDQRLSVDLFELLTMHHSGSVETLDYARRHRDVIERFGRFPHRNDALGRASTPEEARFLQEPGSSF, from the coding sequence ATGGTGAGTGCGGAGGAAGTCCTCGACTTCTGGTTCGGTCAGCCGGCGGACCCGGTTCGCAATCCAGCGTGCATCCGACCTCGGGCCGTCTGGTTCCAGCGCGACGCGGCCTTCGATGCGGAGTGCAGGGAGCGGTTCCTGGCAGCCCACGAGCGCGCGGCGGCGGGCGAGCTGGACTCCTGGCGCAACGAAGCCCGCACGTGCCTGGCGCTGTTGCTGCTGCTGGACCAGGTGCCCCGCAACCTCTTCCGGGGCACGCCGCGCGCGTTCGCCACGGATGCGAAGGCCCGCTCGGTGGCCCGGCACGCGTTGGCCCGGGGGCTGGACGTGACGCTGCCCTCGGTGTGGCGCTGGTTCATGTACCTGCCGTTCGAGCACAGCGAGGAGCTGTACGACCAGCGGCTCTCGGTGGACCTCTTCGAGCTCCTGACGATGCACCACTCCGGCAGCGTGGAGACGCTCGACTACGCGCGGAGGCACCGGGACGTCATCGAGCGCTTCGGGCGCTTCCCGCACCGCAACGACGCGCTGGGACGGGCCTCGACTCCCGAGGAGGCACGCTTCCTCCAGGAGCCGGGCTCGTCCTTCTGA
- a CDS encoding CHASE2 domain-containing protein, whose protein sequence is MAGETGRIIRQRWRDHWRLMLGIAALSTVLSAVAWWGGWLDDLERGAYDQALTAFTGERGLSPTVSVVVIDQGTLDGIRANERYTLNFGTWPYSRNLWARVVEQLEAEGARAIVFDAVMDERSSDASTDLAFAQVLRDTRIPFFLGVSTNVNAQPLPRADFDAAPASPLAPEPVPSVPVATPESAPSGGEETFPEEEGESFTDTPDERVLPAVTPEEMARALAFPVRVAGHAPPLLEGREAAGEHPVPGDTGGTHAVRHPVPPIPVLVGAVDGFGLVDTETDPDGFMRRTRFAYSDGVNTYPTLPVRVAAGLFRARQVELSGGMLKVGGRQYRVDADGGAAMDYGGGPLHERFHTVPLLDVLDGWVRRESGQPSGLSREVFRGKVVVIGGTALGLGDIKATSFLAEVPGVMKQASVLDTLLGDGQFITRTPLAVDLALTLLVALASVVLLMTTRWTPLEIAWPVVLPVGMYLVAGLVLSKGSHLLTALPSMAGLLAGVAAVAFNHLVANRETEFVRAAFSRFMEPKLVEQMIAERKLPKLDGENVEISAFFSDIRGFSTFSERFKEDPRSLVRILNTYLTRVSGVLLKEGACLDKYIGDAVVCLFGAPMRQDDHAVRACRGALAAKAEVDAMREEFRAKGLPDVYTRIGVNSAVNFVGNFGSEQLFSYTAIGDGMNLAARLEGANKAYGSVIMIGPRTYELAREHIEVRELDRVRVAGKTEAVTVYELLALKGGLDARKRVTVERYHVALALYRQARFEEAASELEWLAAEDVDDGPTKALLERCRKYAESPPPGFDGVASLDK, encoded by the coding sequence GTGGCAGGCGAGACCGGGAGAATCATCCGTCAGCGTTGGCGTGACCACTGGCGGTTGATGTTGGGCATCGCGGCGCTGTCCACGGTGCTGTCCGCCGTGGCGTGGTGGGGCGGCTGGCTGGACGACCTGGAGCGCGGCGCGTACGACCAAGCGCTGACGGCGTTCACGGGCGAAAGAGGACTGTCGCCCACCGTGTCGGTGGTGGTCATCGACCAGGGCACGCTGGACGGCATCCGCGCCAACGAGCGCTACACGCTCAACTTCGGCACGTGGCCCTACAGCCGCAACCTCTGGGCCCGCGTGGTGGAGCAGCTGGAGGCGGAGGGCGCGCGCGCCATCGTCTTCGACGCGGTGATGGACGAGCGCTCCTCGGACGCGTCCACGGACCTGGCCTTCGCCCAGGTGCTGCGCGACACGCGCATCCCGTTCTTCCTCGGCGTCTCCACCAACGTCAACGCGCAGCCCCTGCCCCGCGCGGACTTCGACGCGGCGCCTGCGTCCCCGCTCGCCCCTGAGCCCGTGCCCTCCGTGCCCGTGGCGACCCCCGAGAGCGCGCCCTCGGGAGGCGAGGAGACCTTCCCGGAGGAAGAAGGCGAGTCCTTCACCGACACGCCGGACGAGCGCGTGCTGCCCGCCGTCACGCCCGAGGAGATGGCGCGGGCGCTCGCCTTCCCCGTGAGGGTCGCGGGCCACGCGCCACCGCTGCTGGAGGGACGCGAGGCGGCGGGTGAGCACCCTGTCCCCGGCGACACGGGCGGGACACACGCCGTGCGCCACCCGGTGCCGCCCATCCCGGTGCTGGTGGGCGCGGTGGATGGCTTCGGCCTGGTGGACACGGAGACGGACCCGGATGGGTTCATGCGCCGCACGCGCTTCGCGTACTCGGACGGCGTCAACACGTACCCGACGCTGCCGGTGCGCGTGGCCGCGGGGCTCTTCCGCGCCAGGCAGGTGGAGCTCTCCGGCGGGATGCTGAAGGTGGGTGGCCGCCAGTATCGCGTCGACGCGGACGGCGGCGCGGCGATGGATTACGGCGGAGGCCCGCTGCACGAGCGCTTCCACACGGTGCCGCTGCTGGACGTGCTGGACGGCTGGGTGCGACGGGAGAGCGGGCAGCCCTCGGGGCTGTCGCGAGAGGTGTTCCGCGGCAAGGTGGTGGTCATCGGCGGCACGGCGCTGGGGCTGGGCGACATCAAGGCCACCTCGTTCCTGGCGGAGGTGCCCGGCGTGATGAAGCAGGCGTCGGTGCTGGACACGCTCCTGGGGGACGGCCAGTTCATCACGCGCACGCCGCTGGCGGTGGACCTGGCGCTCACGCTGCTGGTGGCGCTGGCGTCGGTCGTGCTGCTGATGACGACGCGCTGGACGCCGCTGGAGATCGCGTGGCCGGTGGTGCTGCCGGTGGGCATGTACCTGGTGGCGGGGCTGGTGTTGTCGAAGGGTTCGCACCTGCTGACGGCGCTGCCCTCCATGGCGGGGCTGCTCGCGGGCGTCGCCGCGGTGGCCTTCAACCACCTGGTGGCCAACCGCGAGACGGAGTTCGTGCGCGCCGCGTTCAGTCGCTTCATGGAGCCCAAGCTCGTGGAGCAGATGATTGCCGAGCGCAAGCTGCCGAAGCTCGACGGGGAGAACGTCGAAATCAGCGCCTTCTTCAGCGACATCCGCGGCTTCTCCACCTTCAGCGAGCGCTTCAAGGAGGACCCTCGCAGCCTGGTGCGCATCCTCAACACGTACCTGACGCGGGTGAGCGGCGTGTTGCTGAAGGAGGGCGCGTGCCTGGACAAGTACATCGGGGACGCGGTGGTGTGTCTGTTCGGCGCGCCCATGCGCCAGGACGACCACGCGGTGCGAGCGTGCCGGGGCGCGCTGGCGGCCAAGGCGGAGGTGGACGCGATGCGCGAGGAGTTCCGCGCCAAGGGGCTGCCGGACGTCTACACGCGCATCGGGGTGAACTCCGCGGTGAACTTCGTGGGCAACTTCGGCAGCGAGCAGCTCTTCAGCTACACGGCCATCGGCGACGGGATGAACCTGGCGGCGCGGCTGGAGGGCGCGAACAAGGCGTACGGCTCGGTCATCATGATTGGCCCGCGCACGTACGAGCTGGCGCGCGAGCACATCGAGGTGCGCGAGCTGGACCGGGTGCGGGTGGCGGGCAAGACGGAGGCCGTCACCGTGTACGAACTGCTCGCGCTCAAGGGTGGGCTGGACGCGCGCAAGCGGGTGACGGTGGAGCGCTACCACGTGGCGCTGGCGCTCTATCGGCAGGCGCGCTTCGAGGAGGCCGCGTCGGAGCTGGAGTGGCTCGCGGCCGAGGACGTGGACGACGGGCCGACGAAAGCGCTGCTGGAGCGTTGTCGGAAGTATGCCGAGTCGCCGCCGCCGGGCTTCGATGGCGTGGCGAGCCTGGACAAGTGA
- a CDS encoding SH3 domain-containing protein, with the protein MRTRAAWVAALLMVGLPGLSSAVAVGGSLYVKAKNTRVMESPSPTANAVVILQPGEQVKWEGADTKNKQWHKVKTSAGKRGFVFQSNLSTTAPNLELVVGDQGKRKVNPEGFVSSGAAVKALSPGAVAYGNKKGGGHKQAVAQLQSLEKAAKDVSTQDIAKHAAAAGLHPVVGAETTARSGGAKNKPKGGS; encoded by the coding sequence ATGAGAACGAGAGCGGCGTGGGTGGCCGCGTTGCTGATGGTGGGCCTGCCGGGCCTGTCCTCGGCGGTGGCGGTGGGGGGCTCGCTGTACGTGAAGGCGAAGAACACGCGGGTGATGGAGAGCCCCTCGCCCACGGCGAACGCGGTGGTCATCCTCCAGCCGGGCGAGCAGGTGAAGTGGGAGGGCGCGGACACGAAGAACAAGCAGTGGCACAAGGTGAAGACGTCCGCCGGCAAGCGCGGCTTCGTGTTCCAGTCCAACCTGTCCACCACCGCGCCCAACCTGGAGCTCGTCGTCGGGGACCAGGGCAAGCGCAAGGTCAACCCGGAGGGCTTCGTCTCCAGCGGCGCCGCGGTGAAGGCGCTCAGCCCCGGCGCCGTCGCGTACGGCAACAAGAAGGGCGGCGGGCACAAGCAGGCGGTGGCGCAGCTGCAGAGCCTGGAGAAGGCGGCCAAGGACGTGTCCACCCAGGACATCGCGAAGCACGCCGCGGCGGCGGGGCTGCACCCGGTGGTGGGCGCGGAGACGACGGCCCGCTCGGGCGGGGCGAAGAACAAGCCGAAGGGGGGCTCGTGA
- a CDS encoding M48 family metalloprotease translates to MKALGKTAALLGLGLLTVSCKGVTLAQVANVAGRTVNNSAASQKQRDECEKLDVEPTVQEEYAIGSAMAVHWVEGGGGLMGATGGAKDTRVHAVHDYLNTVGKNLGAQSPRPTLDWTFGVLNDDQNFNAVSTPGAYVFVTRKLLSELDNESQLAGVLAHEIAHVVLKHSIQQYNAAKVSLCKVAVTMEANVRGSGQLIAAGGSGGNLDLDSDTALLGDLTEKVIGLAESGNDKEQEYAADQLAARLMISAGYDPKEYITVLGKTKDGSRLGSRHPKKADREEKLKTFLESLKPREGEFAELSLEGLRSPPLQPELVAAVKKGAGRSSVANDGK, encoded by the coding sequence ATGAAGGCGCTCGGGAAGACGGCGGCGCTGCTGGGCCTGGGGCTGCTGACGGTGTCGTGCAAGGGCGTCACGCTCGCGCAGGTGGCGAACGTGGCCGGCAGGACGGTCAACAACTCGGCGGCGTCACAGAAGCAGCGCGACGAGTGCGAGAAGCTCGACGTGGAGCCCACGGTGCAAGAGGAGTACGCCATCGGCAGCGCCATGGCGGTCCACTGGGTGGAGGGTGGCGGCGGGCTGATGGGCGCCACTGGCGGCGCGAAGGACACCCGCGTGCACGCGGTGCACGACTACCTCAACACGGTGGGGAAGAACCTGGGCGCGCAGTCGCCGAGGCCCACGCTGGACTGGACCTTCGGCGTCCTCAACGACGACCAGAACTTCAACGCGGTGTCCACGCCGGGGGCCTACGTCTTCGTCACCCGGAAGCTCTTGTCGGAGCTGGACAACGAGAGCCAGCTCGCGGGCGTGCTCGCGCATGAAATCGCGCACGTGGTGCTCAAGCACTCCATCCAGCAGTACAATGCCGCGAAGGTGAGCCTCTGCAAGGTGGCGGTGACGATGGAGGCCAACGTCCGGGGCTCCGGTCAGCTCATCGCCGCGGGTGGCAGTGGCGGCAACCTGGACCTGGACAGCGACACGGCGCTGCTCGGTGACCTGACGGAGAAGGTCATCGGCCTGGCGGAGAGCGGCAACGACAAGGAGCAGGAGTACGCGGCGGACCAGCTCGCCGCGCGGCTGATGATTTCGGCCGGCTACGACCCCAAGGAGTACATCACGGTCCTGGGCAAGACGAAGGACGGCTCACGCCTGGGCTCGCGGCACCCGAAGAAGGCGGACCGGGAGGAGAAGCTCAAGACCTTCCTGGAGAGCCTGAAGCCGCGCGAGGGTGAGTTCGCGGAGCTGTCCCTGGAGGGGTTGCGCAGCCCACCACTGCAGCCGGAGCTCGTCGCCGCCGTGAAGAAGGGCGCGGGCCGCAGCAGCGTGGCGAACGACGGGAAGTAG